In Colletotrichum higginsianum IMI 349063 chromosome 1, whole genome shotgun sequence, the DNA window TAGAGGACGATGCGATGGCATCATGGCAGCAACGCTTGTCTTCATCTTGGCATGAAGCGCAACGCACACCGGATGGCGATAGGTACAACTAGGCTCAGTCCACATCTGACGCCTATCATCCTCTCGCGATCACCACAACAACCAGGAAGCTCTTACGGGACAACCCAGCCATCCGACGATATCGGGTTTCATGTCCCAGCTGAGCCCTGAGCAGAACCAGAAGAACACCCGTCGTGATCGAGCGGCAGCACTCGGTTCCGGTCGACATCTTCTGATCCTAAGGGGTCGTCGCTAGCCAGGGCAACCCATCCCTGACGATCCCACCACGGCATCCCGAGCATCCCAAACTGAAGCCCTCGAGTCCGTCCGTGCCCGGCCAtaccaccccctcccccctcgaCCTCACTTGTGCCCGTCAACAGATTCAGCCCTGGCTAAACTCCCCTGCAAGAGCCGCAAACCCAAAACAAGGAACAGACCCCGGCTTCTTCATCCCTTCTCTCGGGACCGTCCCATCACCGCTTTCGGATGGCAGGCCATGCGACATCTTGTCCCATCTCGTCCCGGTCGGAGATGTGTGGCCAGTCTGGTAGTGCGCATCGTACTCAGCCGTCgaccatggccaccgtctcAACCCAAGTCGCCTCCAGCATCGCCAGCCTAACGCTAGACATGTTGATTTCTCAAACACTCTCGCCCGGGGACTGCTCCACGGGTGACGATACCCTCGACTTCTCCTTCACACCAGGCTCCAACACACCCCTTGTCCATGGCCCGACCAGCCCCTTCAGTCCAGGCCCAAGGTCCGGATAGCCACGACCACCGCCCACCCGCGCATCCGATCTTCCGTGCGCCGGCTGTTGCGGGACGAAGCTCATCAGCCAAGACGGTGATGAACCAGGTCCATCAGAGTATAATGACATtggacccctcccccccttcttctaAAGGTCCGTAGTGATCAGCAGGACTGTCACCTCTTCCCCTTCATCCCGCTCGACGCCTTCTTCATTCGTTTCTTTGCAGCAACCAGGTGACTTTACTCATCCTGTTCGCCTTGGGTCTGCTTTTTATTTTCGTTTCCATCATCCCAGAGACCGGTATCTCGAACTTCATTCAGAGGCGAGCCTCATACGTTCTTTATATTCCTTCTCCTgttttctccctccctctcttctaTCCCTTGACCGACGGCGAAACGGAGCATACACAAGAGCTTGTCCAAAAAACAATCATTACATAGTAGACTGTCGCGATGCTCTCGCGGTACGGAGTCATCTCGTGGCTTGCCCTCTCGAcgttggccgccgccaaccccccagcaccaccgccggccgAACAACAGCAGTGTGAGCCCAAGACGGAGACCGTCGTCCACACAGAGACCGTTCATGTCCCTACGACGGTACACGAGACGATCCACGTCACGGTGCCGGGAGAACCGAAGACGGTTCATGTTACGGTGCCCGGAGAGAAAGAAACCGTCCATGTTACGGTGCcgggcgagaaggagaccGTTCATGTGACGGTACCAACAACCATTCATCAAACCGTCCCGACGACGATCCACGAAGTTCAGACGATTCACCAGACCGTGCCCGTCCATGTAACTGTCCCGACGACGATCAAAGAGACCATCCACGTCACGGCACCGCCACAGATCGTCAAGGAAACCGTCCACGTCACGGCCACCATCACGACAGAACGCGTCAAGACGGAGAGGGTGGTCGAGACGCAGCCGCCGGTCCACGTCACCGTCACCCAGACCGAGGAAAAGAAGGTTGTCCACACGGCGGTCGTGACCCAGTCCGTGCCCGTGACTGTGGTCAAGACGGAGAAGCAGGAGGTTCTCAAGACCATCATCCAGACGCAGTCCGTCCCCGTCACCCACGTCCAGACGCAGATCCACACCCAGACGCTGGTGCACACCAAGGTCGAGACGCAGCGTGAGGTCCAGACCCAGACCGTCGTCCACACCAAGATCGAGACCAAGAGGGAGGTCCAGACCGTGCCCGTCACCCAcacccagacccagacccagaTCCAGACGCAAGTCCACACCGTCCCCGTCACCCACGTCGTCACGCAGGAGCgcgtcgtctccgtccccGTGACGGTCCCCGTCACCAAGGAGAGAGTCGTCACCCAGGACAGGCCGGTGACGGTGCCGGTGACGGTGCCGGTCCACATCACAAAGGTCGAGGAGAGGGTCGTCACCCAGACGCACGTCGTGACCTCGGTTCAGCAGGCGGCCCCCGTCCACGTCACCCAGATCGTGACGAAGGAGCTGCCGCCCGTCACCCGCGAGGTCACCAGGGTCTCGCACCAGCTCGTCACGACGACACACCTCCAGACGGTGGTGCAGACGAGCGTCAACAACGTCCGGGAGACGGTGCACGTCACGCTGCCTCCCCACACCGTCAGGGAGACCGTCCACGTTACCTTGCCGCCCCAGGTTGTGAAGGAGACGATCCATGTGACGCAGCCGCCTCAGGTCGTCAAGGAGACGGTTCACGTTACTCAACCACCCCAGATCGTCAAAGAGACCGTCCACATCACTCAGCCTCCCCAAGTTGTCAAGGAGACGGTCCACGTCACACAGCCTCCGCAGACAGTTCACGTAACCCAACCGCCTCAGGTCATCCATGAGACAGTCCACATCACTCAGACAGTAAGCCACTGCGCCACGACCGTGGCAGCCCCCGTCCTGGGCCATGAGCCCTCTCCTCCACCCGCAGCCCACCCGCCAGCGGCGTCACTGCCGCCTCCCGCTCACGAGGTTACCCCGCCGGCGCACCAGACAATGGCGCCGGTAAACCCTCACGAGCCCGCTCCTCCGGCCCATACCCCCCCACCAGCGGAGCACGTCCCCGCTCCGGCACCTCCGGCCCACGAGGCACCGGTCTCGGTGGCCCCTCCGGCACATCTTCAGCCTCCCCCGGCAATGGCTGTCCCTGTACATATGATGCCTCCCGCGGAGGCAGCGCCCCCCGTACACCCGGCCCCGCCGGCCGAAGCGGCTCCTCCCGCTCACCAGGCGCCGCCTGCAGAGGTGATGCCCGTGCACACACCTCCCGCCGAGGCCGCACCCGTCCACCCACCCGCTGAGGCGCCGGCCCACCCCATGAGAATGAGGTTCATGCGGCGGACGTGATGGCGAGTTGGAAGGTGTGGATGGAGATGGAAGGGGTGGGGAGGTGTCCAGGGGTCCGGATGGATATAGAGACCCTTTGAACACGAGTGTGAAGGATTTTGGTACAGCACATTTTGACATTCTTACATGTAATCTAAATATTAGACGGTAGCTATTGACGCTGGACAAAGTTTGATACCCTGTCAGCCCGGCCTTGAATGGACGAACTTAATACCTCCTCGCCTGACTCTGGACCTCTTTGCGCTGCTTGAAGGCGTGTTGGGTGGGTGACATGGGACATTTGCTACAAGCTGCTCGTCGGTTTTTGATACTATTGGGGTCTTGGATCGTGGTTCTTCATTATCAAATATGTGCAGATATCTACAGCTATTTATGTAGGTGTCTAGTCGACCACATTGAACCCCCCGTATTACCACCACCCGCCTCGATGTGTTTCCGTTCACCAGCTTTACAGCATGTAAGCCGCGAGCATCGACAGACCGGCCAGGGACGCCAGCAGGCCcggggcggaggcggcggcgccggagaCGGGCACGCCTGTCGGGGTGGGGGTGGCCGAGCCGTTGGCCGCGTGCTTGGACGCGTTGAACTGGGCGGTGATGaactcgacggcgtcgtcggtgtAGTTGGCGAAGTAGGACCCGTGGACGCTGGTGTTGTTGCCGACGTCGCAGTAGATGTCGCCCGTGTCGCAGTAGGACTCGATCTTGGATGCGTAGGCCTCGCAGGCCGTGACGTTCTCGCGGGGGAAGAGCTGTGGATCGGGGGACACAAGACGCTCGAGTCAGTGACGGGTTTCCTCACACATGTGGACGCCCTGgatcagggggggggggaggccgAGTCATCTCATGTTTGTGCCAAGAGCTGAACTTACCCCGTTGCGGGTGCTGGTGCCCCTGTTCCAGGGTGCGCTGGCGTTGTGCGTCGGGTCACCGAagaggatgacggcgatgactGCGGGTTGGATGCGTTAGTTTGATATGTACCAAGGGcgtggagaagaggaagaacaAGAAGTAGAGGGAGAACTCACCGCTCTGGTCGACGACTGACGAGGGCACAGGTGTCGTGTCGACAAAGTCCAGGTCCAACTGGTcgctctcgtcgtcctcggtgccgccgcACAAGACATCGCCTGCGACTTGCGCGCCCTGTGTTTGTTGATGTACGTCAGCGGGAGTAAAAGGCAAGAAAacagaaagagaaaaaaaagaagaagaaaaaagactTGGGAGCCGTCGCAAGTTGGGATCCGATAGGCGCCCCTCCAGTCCCCGAGGGAGCGGTCTGGCGTTTATGGAGATGAGATGCCGATCTACAGTGGTGAAAACTCACTTGGGAGAAACCCAGCAGGGCGACCTTGGAGTCCGGGCACCGCGAGCTGTACTGGACCAGCGCCGTCTTcatggcctcgtcgccggcggcgaccgaGCCGTTGTAGTTTTCAAAGGCGGCCGGGTAGTCGATCGGCGCGATCTGGGAGCCGGGGATGGCGGCCACGACGCCGTTGGCGACGCTGCCGATGCGGCCGGACCCGGGCGCCTCGTTGCTGCCGCGGGCCACGATGAGGTGGACGCCGGTGGCGCAGGTGGCCGTCGAGTTctgcgccgaggccgtggcggcgaagaggccggcaacggcggcggcggcggtagtAGTCTTTGTCCTCATTGTGACGCTGTTCGACTGGGTGATACGCTGTGAACTGCCGGCCGGGAACAAGAAATGGGGGACGAGTACAGTGATAGccggagaggaggacgacgaacaaaaacaacaaacAATAAGAAACACCAGGGGGGGATGGACCGAGGTATTTATCGAGGATCACCGGCGCATGACGTCGCAGACTCGAGCTACCAAGCCTTGAGCCCGCGTGGCCAAGAGTCCAAGGGCAATGACAAGCCTCTCGCTCTACCTCTCCCTGTTCATCCGGCACGAAGCCCTCCCCCGCTGACAACAGCGGCGAAGAGCTCTCGAAACGGCTCCCACTCCGTCACGACACCAATTGCCGCCAGCCTTTCTCAGTGTAGAAAagggagccggcgccggatGTTGTGGTAAGTTGACGGGAGGGCGGGCTACTGCACGGGGCGAAGCATTCGGATCGTCAGGGGTCATCCTGGACAAGCGCGATGGCGAATCACTGGAAAGGTCCGCTCTCCCCCCAACAGACTGAGCAGAGAGACGCACGCTATTGATGTTAGACTTGCTCTTATTACACCGCTGCACACAGAGTACGGAAACATCCGCTCACTTTGAACTCGTCAACTTTCAAGGTCACTCAATAAGGCAAGGCGATccccagcagcagaagaATAAAGCCCGTTGTGTAGGTTAGTGGTTGACATGTTGAAAAGTCCGTTCGAGGTCAAGAAGTCTGTCTCCCCTTCATCCCATACGGAATTCAATACCCGGGTTCGCTCGGGGAAAAGGTCGGACTTGTCACTGAACAACAGACAGGGGGGTGTGGACGTCGATCCAGCTGCCACGCGCGGGGTTAGTTCCGCGCCGCTCTGCTCTGCGAGAAGGTGACCGTAAACGGGAGAGCTAACAGCAACCGAGGGAGCGAAGCCTCGGCATTGGGTC includes these proteins:
- a CDS encoding Filamentous hemagglutinin family outer membrane protein, whose product is MLSRYGVISWLALSTLAAANPPAPPPAEQQQCEPKTETVVHTETVHVPTTVHETIHVTVPGEPKTVHVTVPGEKETVHVTVPGEKETVHVTVPTTIHQTVPTTIHEVQTIHQTVPVHVTVPTTIKETIHVTAPPQIVKETVHVTATITTERVKTERVVETQPPVHVTVTQTEEKKVVHTAVVTQSVPVTVVKTEKQEVLKTIIQTQSVPVTHVQTQIHTQTLVHTKVETQREVQTQTVVHTKIETKREVQTVPVTHTQTQTQIQTQVHTVPVTHVVTQERVVSVPVTVPVTKERVVTQDRPVTVPVTVPVHITKVEERVVTQTHVVTSVQQAAPVHVTQIVTKELPPVTREVTRVSHQLVTTTHLQTVVQTSVNNVRETVHVTLPPHTVRETVHVTLPPQVVKETIHVTQPPQVVKETVHVTQPPQIVKETVHITQPPQVVKETVHVTQPPQTVHVTQPPQVIHETVHITQTVSHCATTVAAPVLGHEPSPPPAAHPPAASLPPPAHEVTPPAHQTMAPVNPHEPAPPAHTPPPAEHVPAPAPPAHEAPVSVAPPAHLQPPPAMAVPVHMMPPAEAAPPVHPAPPAEAAPPAHQAPPAEVMPVHTPPAEAAPVHPPAEAPAHPMRMRFMRRT
- a CDS encoding Cutinase — protein: MRTKTTTAAAAVAGLFAATASAQNSTATCATGVHLIVARGSNEAPGSGRIGSVANGVVAAIPGSQIAPIDYPAAFENYNGSVAAGDEAMKTALVQYSSRCPDSKVALLGFSQGAQVAGDVLCGGTEDDESDQLDLDFVDTTPVPSSVVDQSVIAVILFGDPTHNASAPWNRGTSTRNGLFPRENVTACEAYASKIESYCDTGDIYCDVGNNTSVHGSYFANYTDDAVEFITAQFNASKHAANGSATPTPTGVPVSGAAASAPGLLASLAGLSMLAAYML